The genomic segment TGGgcttacttttctttttctgtttcttggctgtgcaagaaaaatgaaaagctGACTTTCGGTTGTTTTGGTAACAAAATCTGTGGTTGGTTGATCATGCAGTCAAAAGAAACGAATctacatttcttttcctttcttgattTCATTTCTTTGTAAGGAAAGGGAGATTTTGCTCGATCAATCCTCCCTATATTTCATTTCCTCAGCTTTGAATGTCAAAGAtttcctttctgtttttttagaaagaatCAATTTTCTCTGTTTTCCATTTGTCCTTTCATTTTTCACTTTTGATGTAACAGTTTGATAAAGGAGTTTCTTTTACAGGTATAGCAGAATATTTAATTTGCTATAATTTCCTAAACCTCTGTTTTCTCCAAAttttcccctctctctctctctctctctctctcccacaCCTCTGTTTTCTTCTGTTTTCTAAGTGGTTCGTCTTCAGTATCTTTTCTTATCTGATTGTAATTGCACTACTGATACTATATTGTAATTCAGAGATCATGGAGTACATGAAAACCCCATTTAGAGGTATCCTAAACGATGTTAAAGGAAGAATAGCTTGCTATAAACAAGATTGGGTTGCTGGCATTCTTTCTGGATTCGGGTATCTATTACTCAAGTAGCATAATCTTCCCATCCTGTCTTTGAAACTTTATCTAAATTTTCTTTCGATCTTTTGTGACAGTATACTAGCACCAACTACATATATCTTCTTCGCTTCAGCCCTTCCTGTTATTGCCTTCGGAGAGCAACTTAGTAGAGATACAGGTTGCCTCTTTTGAACTCTCAATTTTCATGCTATCCTCTCTAGAAAAGCATAGCCCAGTAAAAGGTGGATATTCGGACTTGTAGAGATTGCAGTGATTCCTTTTGTTTACTTTAGAAAATGAAAGATCAGCAAAAGGAAATGGAAATCCTGAGAAGCACAACCTCTGATAAATTGCAGAATTTAATATATTGCAGCTTggtgcataaaaattaaaaaaggagacCATTAAAATGGATTCTTAAggctaaatttgttttttttttttattaacttgctCACTTTGCACTATTtgcttcactttttttttctaatcacaggtccataattttatttaaggaGTTGGAAGTAATGCAACTTTTTCAATTTACTATTTGTAGATGGAAGCTTGAGCACAGTAGAAACATTAGCTTCTACTGCTCTTTGTGGCATCATACACTCAATACTTGGTGGCCaacctcttttaattttaggagTTGCAGAGCCAACTGTTATAATGTACACTTATTTGTACAACTTTGCTAAAGGAAGGGAACATTTAGGACAAAAACTCTTCTTGGCTTGGGCTGGATGGTATGGGAAATTCATTTTGTGTCTTGCTCAAAATTGTTGCTtatatttggattgttttttatgcATTCGTTTTTTCTGGTGACTGCTGCAGGGTTTGTGTCTGGACAGCTGTTTTGCTGTTTCTTCTTGCAATATTCAATGTTTGTGATATAATCAATCGGTTTACTCGGTTAGCAGGCGAAATTTTTGGCATGCTGATTGCTGTTTTATTCATCCAAGAGGCTATCAAGGTATGTGAAatcaatacaaaaaagaaataaaaaagtttgtGTAAGTGAATAGAAACTTGATGAGTGTGATGATACTATGGTAATTAAAAATGCTGCACCATATTTGGATCACAGGGCATGGTCAGCGAGTTTGAAATTCCCAAATCTGAGGACCCGAAGTTAGATAAGTATCAATTTCAGTGGCTTTACACTAATGGACTGTTGGGTATCATATTCACTTTTGGACTTCTTTACACTGCCTTAAAAAGTAGAAGGGCAAGAGCATGGTGGTATGGCACAGGTTTGTGTAGCAACGTTTAGTAACTTTGCATTTCTGGTTAGATATTCCTAGGTTGAACAcaaggttttttaaatttttgcacCATGTTGTCCAGGGTGGTTTAGAAGTTTCATTGCAGACTATGGTGTTCCTTTAATGGTTGTGGCATGGACAGCACTTTCATTTAGCATACCAAGCAAAGTTCCTTCTGGGGTTCCCAGAAGACTTTTTAGCCCTCTTCCACGGGACTCTGCATCCTTACATCACTGGACTGTCATCAAGGTAACCAAACCTTGAATGGAATTTCTAATGCAGCATTTTCTTACAAATGGATCATTCTTTTGCTTAATGACTTGTTTGGTGCATGACTGTCTTGTCAGCTTCAAGACACTTGCagataatatctattttttgcATCAATTACAGGATATGGGAGGTGTCCCTCCAGCATACATCTTTGCTGCATTTATCCCTGCTGTGATGATAGCAGGGCTCTACTTTTTTGACCACAGTGTTGCATCCCAGATGGCACAACAAAAGGAGTTCAATCTTAAAAATCCTTCTGCGTACCATTATGACATCTTGCTACTGGGCTTTATGgtacatatcatccacatatgtTAAAGCTGGCTTTTCTTATCATCATGTTTCTCAAAAACTTGTGTTCTACTATTGACTGGTTGGTTTCAGACTTTGCTTTGTGGATTAATTGGGCTACCTCCTTCTAATGGTGTTCTACCACAGTCTCCTATGCATACTAAGAGCCTTGCTGTCCTCAAAAGACAGGTCAAATTGCAGATTTTCAATAGAAAACTTCTTAAGCTAATTAGCTTAGCAGCCTTTAGATGCTTATAGAATCTGGTTGATCATTTGCAGTTGATTCGAAGGAAGATGGTGGCAAGTGCCAAAGAAAGCATCAAACAGAAAGCTAGCAACTCTGAAATCTATGGCAATATGCAAGCTGTGTTCATTGAAATGGACAGCATTCCAATTGTGAGTTCTTTGATCAATACGAACTCAAAGTGTCCGTTCTGTTAAAATCAACATTATAATGCTTCTTACGCCAAACGCACTAACATTTTCTACCGAATGACCTGTACAGGTTCCGTGCTGTAACCATATGTTTaaagttttaagaattttagCTTGTCTCTGGGATGATGGTAAAGTTCCCAAATCGTCGCAGCATATTAATGCCAAACACCATGGTTTTCTGATATGCAGAATGCAGTAATTAAAGAGCTGGAAGACCTGAAAGAGGCAGTCATGAAAGGAGAAGATCCAAAGGAAACGTTTGATCCGGAGAAGCACATTGATGCCTACTTGCCTGTCCGAGTTAATGAGCAAAGAGTTAGCAATTTTCTTCTGTCTCTACTTGTGGCAGCATCAGTATGTGCTATGCCTGCAATAAAGCTGATACCTACATCAGTACTTTGGGGATATTTTGCTTACATGGCAATTGACAGTCTTCCTGGGAACCAGTTCTGGGAGAGAATGCTACTTCTATTCATTGCACCTGGCCGGCGCTATAAGTAAGTTATTTGTCATTCCGAGTAATACAATAATCCAAATGGCATTTTAGAATTAGAGCAATATTTTCTAAAACCTTGCTCAGTTGCATCTTAAGAACCAGATTGAACCAAAattgttcaattttttctcatgatttcagaaaattctgtttttttatgggaaaaaaaattgaatcttgAATTTTCCCATTTTCTTCAAGATATCTTTTTAAATGCATCATAaatgttaaatgtttttaagaGCTTCCTGATTGCAAGTCTATGTTACTTCTATCATTCTGACATGTATTGTTATTAGCTGCCTATGATTTTACCGGTTACCACTGTGCCTGGCATTCACTTTTGACAGGGTCCTGGAGGGGATTCATGCTTCCTTTGTGGAATCAGTTCCATTCAAATACATAGCCATATTTACCATCTTCCAATTCGTCTATTTCCTGGTCTGTTTTGGTGTGACCTGGATTCCGATAGCTGGAATCTTGTTCCCCCTGCCGTTCTTTATTCTCATCAGCATCAGACAGCACGTCCTTCCTAAGTTGTTCCGTCCAAATCATTTGCGGGAACTAGATGCAGCCGAATATGAGGAGATTACCGGCGCTCCACGACTTTCTCTCAGCTTCTCTTTCAAGGCATATTATTCTCCAGACCTCTCTTGCTATCTGCTGATTCTTTGTAGTTTTTATTGTGctaataataaattcatgtgACATTCTATGAGGAACGTGTTCTATCAGGAACGAGAAGCACCTGTTCTTGGAAATGAGGAAGGCAAAGTCGAAATGTGTGATGCTGAGATATTTGACGAGCTAACTACCAGCAGAGGGGAGTTGAAGGTTAGAACTGTAAGCTTCAGGGAAGAGAATGCTACTCAGGTATTCTGGTTTCTTTATTCTTAAAAAGTACAAAGAACTCAAGAGTAGGACTATTGGTGCTATATTGCATTTGAAAAGTGCACGTTCCAGTACGTACATAAATGTGTTTCAAATTTCTCTGTATCAATTTTATTCACATATTTGGCATAAGAAATTGATGTTTGCAGGTTTCTATGTCGTTGTTGCAGGTCTGCTCCAAAGATGCTGTCCAACCAGAATGAGAGATGATGAATTGTACTCGGAAGACATaaatgacgacgacgacgacatTTACAGTTAGGAGAGAAGAATTCCATCATAATAGTTACAGAAAGAAGCCAAGAACAGATCATTAAGTTTTGTCCAGTCAGAATTATCCCATCCTTTAATTTCTAGTCCCTTCAATGTATATAAATCCAAATTAGCATTAGTAAAGCGATAGAGAAGATTTGCAGTATATTTCATGAGATTACTTAGATGGATGTCTCACCCTATTTCGTTAgtggactcggttttttttaatataaaaaatattataagtctttaaaaagcaaatttttatttgaagaatcgGGTCAATTTAATAAACTCAGTTAATttaacaatgtaaaaaaaatataataataataaaaaaaataacagtgaaaaattagttaaaattttttttgatttgagcCCATCCGAGTTAGTATATTAAATATGTGACTTGATTATAATATCGggttaattttatcaaaaataagttaaataaaattatcaaatttaattatcaagtaattttttaaaaaaaattaaaaaataagaattcaaTCAAACCAATTGAATCCAACTCGCTGCAAAATTAAGGAGAAAGCCCGCAGCGGAGCACGGGCAGCATATGTAGTGTTTTCTATGATTCATACGAAGTTTTCAATTAGTTACGGGATCCACAGGCCACAACAATGCAGAAGACGCCCATAACAGGCATTTTTCGAGGAACAAGctcctataattttttatagtagaAAAAACCATAGATACATCATTCTTCGaggaatattataattaaactcATTTCAATTCCGTTACAAGAAACCTATGGTACATAAAGACATATATATGATGATCAAGATGAAAGAATGTGGTTTGCACAAGCAATGCAATTAGCACATTATCACAGATGACGCCTTGGATTTCGAACACTAACCAGCTTCACATCATCTAATACTGGGCCGCATAGAGAACCAGAGTTGTCACTTTTCATGGTGTAAAATGAGCTAAGAAATGTAATTCTTGTGTGATTTGACACGGCCTTGAACACGAACTTGGCACGCTTGAACCCTCCTTTGCCATTAGATTCATAAGGAACTTGAGTTCTGTCCTTGCCAGCATAAACCTCTACAACCATTGATCCCACACATGAGTTGCTGGTGTCACCAACATAGAATGTGAGGACATAGATCTTATTGATTATGGTCTTCACAGTTTGCGAGATAGCACTCTCTTTTCCTGCTACAAGTTCAACAGCTCTTTTTCCCTCTGGGACTGTAAAGTGCTCTCTATCTATGTACTTTACTGCCTTGAGAGAGTCAACTATCCATCCAGGTAGAGGACATTGATCATCTTCAATGTGGGGAGGGATTAGGACACCCCAGTCTGTGTTGGGAAACATGTAAGGACCCTCCTCAAAATTCCCATTCTTTAACAAGTTGTCTGCGATATAATAAgtagaaataaatcaaaaccaaatcaGATTAAGATTTGAttgagaaaaaatcatattaattaagTTGAAATCCAAttccttgataattttgttaccTCTGGCACGCTTAGGATTGGACAAAAGCTTTAACGCGACGGAATCAACAAGTGGGCCGCAGGCGGCATCCTCCTCCACACCAGGGTTGTGGATGGAGATCTCAACCTCAGGCCCGTCAGCATGGAAAGCCCATGCATAGGCATCCCATCCATTGCTACTATACATTGTTTGCATTGGCAAGATTCCCCAATCTCTTGGCTCCGAATTAGGTGAAACAGACAAGTTTAGTTTCTCCTCTTGGGCACAAGTGCGAGCCACATTGAAGGTTAGAGAGTAGAACTCGCCTTGTGTGACCTTAACTTTTTGCTTAATTGATGCTTCGTTCCCTAATCTGACTGCGTAGGCTCCAACAGGCACTACCAGCAACATGTCACCTTGTTTATGCCCTGATTTAATGTACTCGATGAAGCCGGAAATTTCCCAGTTAGGAATTGCATTCTTGGCTGTCACTACCGTTCCTTTCATTTCCGATGGCTTTGGCCCATACTCGAAGTCTCCATTGGGCAATAAACCTGAAATCAATGGCCATTAGTTGACTCAAGCACATGAAATATAAATGCTGCATGTAAACGCCATCCTGCATGGTGGGATTGATATGAAAATGCAagctaaaatcaaaattaaaaaaaaaagtgaattaagttttttacaaaattaaggGTCTGTTCACTgatagaaagtttttttttttcttttgcattttcgttttcacatttttttagcAAATAAGGAGCTGATTCTcagcttagaaaaaaaaaaaacaagca from the Populus nigra chromosome 1, ddPopNigr1.1, whole genome shotgun sequence genome contains:
- the LOC133679049 gene encoding boron transporter 4-like, which codes for MEYMKTPFRGILNDVKGRIACYKQDWVAGILSGFGILAPTTYIFFASALPVIAFGEQLSRDTDGSLSTVETLASTALCGIIHSILGGQPLLILGVAEPTVIMYTYLYNFAKGREHLGQKLFLAWAGWVCVWTAVLLFLLAIFNVCDIINRFTRLAGEIFGMLIAVLFIQEAIKGMVSEFEIPKSEDPKLDKYQFQWLYTNGLLGIIFTFGLLYTALKSRRARAWWYGTGWFRSFIADYGVPLMVVAWTALSFSIPSKVPSGVPRRLFSPLPRDSASLHHWTVIKDMGGVPPAYIFAAFIPAVMIAGLYFFDHSVASQMAQQKEFNLKNPSAYHYDILLLGFMTLLCGLIGLPPSNGVLPQSPMHTKSLAVLKRQLIRRKMVASAKESIKQKASNSEIYGNMQAVFIEMDSIPINAVIKELEDLKEAVMKGEDPKETFDPEKHIDAYLPVRVNEQRVSNFLLSLLVAASVCAMPAIKLIPTSVLWGYFAYMAIDSLPGNQFWERMLLLFIAPGRRYKVLEGIHASFVESVPFKYIAIFTIFQFVYFLVCFGVTWIPIAGILFPLPFFILISIRQHVLPKLFRPNHLRELDAAEYEEITGAPRLSLSFSFKEREAPVLGNEEGKVEMCDAEIFDELTTSRGELKVRTVSFREENATQVCSKDAVQPE
- the LOC133677209 gene encoding protein DUF642 L-GALACTONO-1,4-LACTONE-RESPONSIVE GENE 2-like; translation: MPNISSLPLSPCKLNAMYRATVLLVSLCLNWQVALSVTDGLLPNGDFEYGPKPSEMKGTVVTAKNAIPNWEISGFIEYIKSGHKQGDMLLVVPVGAYAVRLGNEASIKQKVKVTQGEFYSLTFNVARTCAQEEKLNLSVSPNSEPRDWGILPMQTMYSSNGWDAYAWAFHADGPEVEISIHNPGVEEDAACGPLVDSVALKLLSNPKRARDNLLKNGNFEEGPYMFPNTDWGVLIPPHIEDDQCPLPGWIVDSLKAVKYIDREHFTVPEGKRAVELVAGKESAISQTVKTIINKIYVLTFYVGDTSNSCVGSMVVEVYAGKDRTQVPYESNGKGGFKRAKFVFKAVSNHTRITFLSSFYTMKSDNSGSLCGPVLDDVKLVSVRNPRRHL